From Triticum aestivum cultivar Chinese Spring chromosome 4A, IWGSC CS RefSeq v2.1, whole genome shotgun sequence, a single genomic window includes:
- the LOC123088648 gene encoding signal peptide peptidase-like 2 isoform X11 produces MAAALRRRDLLLPLPAVAALLLLLLPLAGRAAADSPGCSNKLQPVKLKKNWVSGTQGTTVAVMSATFGATLPTTVNEAQRTCAALTDPLDRCSNTASELTVPVALATRGQCALTAQAETAQPAADDGELHKMVCSASDPSINEPSRPVVDPSLCFLFIMAVGTIVCSSLWGEFVACQPIDERYNQLTWQQGPNSGTNDRQDKQIIEITAKRASFQIVGCSVLLLLFYFMSSWVAWLLIVLFCIGGIQGMHVCLVTIISRIYKDWRNKTVQLPLYGEVLTLSLGVAPFCTVFVILWAAYRHSSFAWIGQDILGICWMINIIQKEHLPNIRVASVLLGASFVYDIFWVFISPLIFHESVMFALPGCKWWQLRGSDSDAPKNTSFL; encoded by the exons ATGGCGGCGGCCCTCCGCCGTCGCGACCTCCTCCTGCCGCTGCCGGCGGTCGccgccctgctgctgctgctgcttcccctCGCCGGACGCGCGGCGGCCGACTCCCCCGGCTGCTCCAACAAGCTCCAGCCG GTTAAGCTGAAGAAGAACTGGGTGAGTGGAACCCAGGGCACGACCGTTGCTGTAATGAGCGCGACATTCGGAGCCACCTTGCCCACAACTGTCAACGAGGCTCAGAGAACATGCGCTGCCCTCACCGACCCTCTTGACCGCTGCTCCAATACAGCCTCAGAG TTAACGGTTCCTGTCGCCTTAGCGACACGTGGACAGTGTGCTCTCACCGCTCAAGCAGAAACTGCACAGCCTGCTGCTGATGACGGAG AGCTTCATAAGATGGTTTGCAGTGCCAGTGATCCTTCAATTAATGAGCCAAGTCGTCCGGTTGTGGACCCTTCACTATGCTTCTTGTTCATAATGGCTGTAGGAACTATAGTCTGCTCCTCACTCTGGGGTGAATTCGTTGCATGCCAACCGATTGATGAGCGTTATAATCAGCTGACATGGCAG CAGGGACCGAATTCTGGGACAAACGACAGACAAGATAAACAAATCATTGAAATCACCGCAAAGAGAGCTAGTTTTCAAATTGTAGGATGTTCAGTTCTCCTTCTCCTGTTCTACTTCATGTCGTCTTGGGTCGCCTGGCTACTCATTGTATTGTTCTGCATTGGTGGTATTCAA GGTATGCATGTTTGCTTGGTGACAATTATCTCTAG GATTTATAAGGATTGGAGAAATAAAACTGTACAATTGCCGTTGTACGGGGAGGTCTTAACCTTGTCTCTTGGAGTGGCACCATTCTGTACGGTATTTGTCATTCTATGGGCTGCTTATCGGCATTCTTCGTTTGCTTGGATAGGTCAAGACATCCTT GGTATCTGCTGGATGATAAACATAATTCAGAAGGAGCATTTACCTAATATCAGG GTTGCATCGGTTCTCCTTGGTGCTTCATTTGTGTATGACATCTTCTGGGTCTTCATTTCACCTCTTATATTCCATGAGAGTGTTATGTTTGCA CTCCCAGGTTGCAAGTGGTGGCAGCTCAGGGGAAGTGATTCCGATGCTCCTAAGAATACCTCGTTTCTTTGA
- the LOC123088648 gene encoding signal peptide peptidase-like 2 isoform X7, which translates to MAAALRRRDLLLPLPAVAALLLLLLPLAGRAAADSPGCSNKLQPVKLKKNWVSGTQGTTVAVMSATFGATLPTTVNEAQRTCAALTDPLDRCSNTASELTVPVALATRGQCALTAQAETAQPAADDGELHKMVCSASDPSINEPSRPVVDPSLCFLFIMAVGTIVCSSLWGEFVACQPIDERYNQLTWQQGPNSGTNDRQDKQIIEITAKRASFQIVGCSVLLLLFYFMSSWVAWLLIVLFCIGGIQGMHVCLVTIISRIYKDWRNKTVQLPLYGEVLTLSLGVAPFCTVFVILWAAYRHSSFAWIGQDILGICWMINIIQKEHLPNIRVASVLLGASFVYDIFWVFISPLIFHESVMFAVASGGSSGEVIPMLLRIPRFFDPLGGYAMLGFGDIISPGQLIAFSYRPFPCLSWDLPNGWPWSTSDDVPSTMHPRGWYFSISSKDLLSTMNEWLS; encoded by the exons ATGGCGGCGGCCCTCCGCCGTCGCGACCTCCTCCTGCCGCTGCCGGCGGTCGccgccctgctgctgctgctgcttcccctCGCCGGACGCGCGGCGGCCGACTCCCCCGGCTGCTCCAACAAGCTCCAGCCG GTTAAGCTGAAGAAGAACTGGGTGAGTGGAACCCAGGGCACGACCGTTGCTGTAATGAGCGCGACATTCGGAGCCACCTTGCCCACAACTGTCAACGAGGCTCAGAGAACATGCGCTGCCCTCACCGACCCTCTTGACCGCTGCTCCAATACAGCCTCAGAG TTAACGGTTCCTGTCGCCTTAGCGACACGTGGACAGTGTGCTCTCACCGCTCAAGCAGAAACTGCACAGCCTGCTGCTGATGACGGAG AGCTTCATAAGATGGTTTGCAGTGCCAGTGATCCTTCAATTAATGAGCCAAGTCGTCCGGTTGTGGACCCTTCACTATGCTTCTTGTTCATAATGGCTGTAGGAACTATAGTCTGCTCCTCACTCTGGGGTGAATTCGTTGCATGCCAACCGATTGATGAGCGTTATAATCAGCTGACATGGCAG CAGGGACCGAATTCTGGGACAAACGACAGACAAGATAAACAAATCATTGAAATCACCGCAAAGAGAGCTAGTTTTCAAATTGTAGGATGTTCAGTTCTCCTTCTCCTGTTCTACTTCATGTCGTCTTGGGTCGCCTGGCTACTCATTGTATTGTTCTGCATTGGTGGTATTCAA GGTATGCATGTTTGCTTGGTGACAATTATCTCTAG GATTTATAAGGATTGGAGAAATAAAACTGTACAATTGCCGTTGTACGGGGAGGTCTTAACCTTGTCTCTTGGAGTGGCACCATTCTGTACGGTATTTGTCATTCTATGGGCTGCTTATCGGCATTCTTCGTTTGCTTGGATAGGTCAAGACATCCTT GGTATCTGCTGGATGATAAACATAATTCAGAAGGAGCATTTACCTAATATCAGG GTTGCATCGGTTCTCCTTGGTGCTTCATTTGTGTATGACATCTTCTGGGTCTTCATTTCACCTCTTATATTCCATGAGAGTGTTATGTTTGCA GTTGCAAGTGGTGGCAGCTCAGGGGAAGTGATTCCGATGCTCCTAAGAATACCTCGTTTCTTTGATCCATTGGGTGGATACGCCATGTTAGGCTTTGGTGATATTATTTCCCCTGGACAGCTCATCGCATTCAGCTACAG GCCTTTTCCTTGCCTGTCTTGGGATCTTCCTAATGGATGGCCATGGTCAACCAGCGATGATGTACCTAGTACCATGCACCCTAG AGGCTGGTACTTCAGCATATCGTCCAAAGACCTTCTATCAACCATGAATGAATGGTTAAGTTAG
- the LOC123088648 gene encoding signal peptide peptidase-like 2 isoform X8: protein MAAALRRRDLLLPLPAVAALLLLLLPLAGRAAADSPGCSNKLQPVKLKKNWVSGTQGTTVAVMSATFGATLPTTVNEAQRTCAALTDPLDRCSNTASELTVPVALATRGQCALTAQAETAQPAADDGELHKMVCSASDPSINEPSRPVVDPSLCFLFIMAVGTIVCSSLWGEFVACQPIDERYNQLTWQQGPNSGTNDRQDKQIIEITAKRASFQIVGCSVLLLLFYFMSSWVAWLLIVLFCIGGIQGMHVCLVTIISRIYKDWRNKTVQLPLYGEVLTLSLGVAPFCTVFVILWAAYRHSSFAWIGQDILGICWMINIIQKEHLPNIRVASVLLGASFVSQVASGGSSGEVIPMLLRIPRFFDPLGGYAMLGFGDIISPGQLIAFSYRPFPCLSWDLPNGWPWSTSDDVPSTMHPRGWYFSISSKDLLSTMNEWLS from the exons ATGGCGGCGGCCCTCCGCCGTCGCGACCTCCTCCTGCCGCTGCCGGCGGTCGccgccctgctgctgctgctgcttcccctCGCCGGACGCGCGGCGGCCGACTCCCCCGGCTGCTCCAACAAGCTCCAGCCG GTTAAGCTGAAGAAGAACTGGGTGAGTGGAACCCAGGGCACGACCGTTGCTGTAATGAGCGCGACATTCGGAGCCACCTTGCCCACAACTGTCAACGAGGCTCAGAGAACATGCGCTGCCCTCACCGACCCTCTTGACCGCTGCTCCAATACAGCCTCAGAG TTAACGGTTCCTGTCGCCTTAGCGACACGTGGACAGTGTGCTCTCACCGCTCAAGCAGAAACTGCACAGCCTGCTGCTGATGACGGAG AGCTTCATAAGATGGTTTGCAGTGCCAGTGATCCTTCAATTAATGAGCCAAGTCGTCCGGTTGTGGACCCTTCACTATGCTTCTTGTTCATAATGGCTGTAGGAACTATAGTCTGCTCCTCACTCTGGGGTGAATTCGTTGCATGCCAACCGATTGATGAGCGTTATAATCAGCTGACATGGCAG CAGGGACCGAATTCTGGGACAAACGACAGACAAGATAAACAAATCATTGAAATCACCGCAAAGAGAGCTAGTTTTCAAATTGTAGGATGTTCAGTTCTCCTTCTCCTGTTCTACTTCATGTCGTCTTGGGTCGCCTGGCTACTCATTGTATTGTTCTGCATTGGTGGTATTCAA GGTATGCATGTTTGCTTGGTGACAATTATCTCTAG GATTTATAAGGATTGGAGAAATAAAACTGTACAATTGCCGTTGTACGGGGAGGTCTTAACCTTGTCTCTTGGAGTGGCACCATTCTGTACGGTATTTGTCATTCTATGGGCTGCTTATCGGCATTCTTCGTTTGCTTGGATAGGTCAAGACATCCTT GGTATCTGCTGGATGATAAACATAATTCAGAAGGAGCATTTACCTAATATCAGG GTTGCATCGGTTCTCCTTGGTGCTTCATTTGT CTCCCAGGTTGCAAGTGGTGGCAGCTCAGGGGAAGTGATTCCGATGCTCCTAAGAATACCTCGTTTCTTTGATCCATTGGGTGGATACGCCATGTTAGGCTTTGGTGATATTATTTCCCCTGGACAGCTCATCGCATTCAGCTACAG GCCTTTTCCTTGCCTGTCTTGGGATCTTCCTAATGGATGGCCATGGTCAACCAGCGATGATGTACCTAGTACCATGCACCCTAG AGGCTGGTACTTCAGCATATCGTCCAAAGACCTTCTATCAACCATGAATGAATGGTTAAGTTAG
- the LOC123088648 gene encoding signal peptide peptidase-like 2 isoform X3: MAAALRRRDLLLPLPAVAALLLLLLPLAGRAAADSPGCSNKLQPVKLKKNWVSGTQGTTVAVMSATFGATLPTTVNEAQRTCAALTDPLDRCSNTASELTVPVALATRGQCALTAQAETAQPAADDGELHKMVCSASDPSINEPSRPVVDPSLCFLFIMAVGTIVCSSLWGEFVACQPIDERYNQLTWQQGPNSGTNDRQDKQIIEITAKRASFQIVGCSVLLLLFYFMSSWVAWLLIVLFCIGGIQGMHVCLVTIISRIYKDWRNKTVQLPLYGEVLTLSLGVAPFCTVFVILWAAYRHSSFAWIGQDILGICWMINIIQKEHLPNIRVASVLLGASFVSQVASGGSSGEVIPMLLRIPRFFDPLGGYAMLGFGDIISPGQLIAFSYRPFPCLSWDLPNGWPWSTSDDVPSTMHPRSKRHMTEGKSQLTRKVMKRLRRWQVKPKSIKVKDVDVDRTTDLSMPVLAPYTWPCPHIGGGGGILAPILNSCFSNAIIIIIIEICCCYVGNDRKLLEKWPLVFHGLLQRIPHMGLWRVSQISILLCLNWYLVV, encoded by the exons ATGGCGGCGGCCCTCCGCCGTCGCGACCTCCTCCTGCCGCTGCCGGCGGTCGccgccctgctgctgctgctgcttcccctCGCCGGACGCGCGGCGGCCGACTCCCCCGGCTGCTCCAACAAGCTCCAGCCG GTTAAGCTGAAGAAGAACTGGGTGAGTGGAACCCAGGGCACGACCGTTGCTGTAATGAGCGCGACATTCGGAGCCACCTTGCCCACAACTGTCAACGAGGCTCAGAGAACATGCGCTGCCCTCACCGACCCTCTTGACCGCTGCTCCAATACAGCCTCAGAG TTAACGGTTCCTGTCGCCTTAGCGACACGTGGACAGTGTGCTCTCACCGCTCAAGCAGAAACTGCACAGCCTGCTGCTGATGACGGAG AGCTTCATAAGATGGTTTGCAGTGCCAGTGATCCTTCAATTAATGAGCCAAGTCGTCCGGTTGTGGACCCTTCACTATGCTTCTTGTTCATAATGGCTGTAGGAACTATAGTCTGCTCCTCACTCTGGGGTGAATTCGTTGCATGCCAACCGATTGATGAGCGTTATAATCAGCTGACATGGCAG CAGGGACCGAATTCTGGGACAAACGACAGACAAGATAAACAAATCATTGAAATCACCGCAAAGAGAGCTAGTTTTCAAATTGTAGGATGTTCAGTTCTCCTTCTCCTGTTCTACTTCATGTCGTCTTGGGTCGCCTGGCTACTCATTGTATTGTTCTGCATTGGTGGTATTCAA GGTATGCATGTTTGCTTGGTGACAATTATCTCTAG GATTTATAAGGATTGGAGAAATAAAACTGTACAATTGCCGTTGTACGGGGAGGTCTTAACCTTGTCTCTTGGAGTGGCACCATTCTGTACGGTATTTGTCATTCTATGGGCTGCTTATCGGCATTCTTCGTTTGCTTGGATAGGTCAAGACATCCTT GGTATCTGCTGGATGATAAACATAATTCAGAAGGAGCATTTACCTAATATCAGG GTTGCATCGGTTCTCCTTGGTGCTTCATTTGT CTCCCAGGTTGCAAGTGGTGGCAGCTCAGGGGAAGTGATTCCGATGCTCCTAAGAATACCTCGTTTCTTTGATCCATTGGGTGGATACGCCATGTTAGGCTTTGGTGATATTATTTCCCCTGGACAGCTCATCGCATTCAGCTACAG GCCTTTTCCTTGCCTGTCTTGGGATCTTCCTAATGGATGGCCATGGTCAACCAGCGATGATGTACCTAGTACCATGCACCCTAG AAGCAAGAGGCATATGACAGAAGGCAAGAGTCAATTGACGAGGAAAGTGATGAAGCGGTTGAGAAGATGGCAA GTGAAACCAAAGAGTATTAAAGTCAAGGATGTCGAT GTTGATAGGACAACTGATCTCTCCATGCCTGTTTTGGCTCCATATACATGGCCTTGCCCccatattgggggggggggggggatccttgCCCCCATATTGAATTCTTGTTTTTCTAAtgctataataataataataatagaaattTGTTGTTGTTATGTAGGAAATGATCGGAAGCTTCTTGAAAAATGGCCCCTTGTGTTTCATGGCTTATTGCAACGTATTCCCCATATGGGCCTTTGGAGAGTATCACAGATTAGTATATTGCTCTGTCTAAATTGGTACCTTGTGGTATGA
- the LOC123088648 gene encoding signal peptide peptidase-like 2 isoform X2 gives MAAALRRRDLLLPLPAVAALLLLLLPLAGRAAADSPGCSNKLQPVKLKKNWVSGTQGTTVAVMSATFGATLPTTVNEAQRTCAALTDPLDRCSNTASELTVPVALATRGQCALTAQAETAQPAADDGELHKMVCSASDPSINEPSRPVVDPSLCFLFIMAVGTIVCSSLWGEFVACQPIDERYNQLTWQGPNSGTNDRQDKQIIEITAKRASFQIVGCSVLLLLFYFMSSWVAWLLIVLFCIGGIQGMHVCLVTIISRIYKDWRNKTVQLPLYGEVLTLSLGVAPFCTVFVILWAAYRHSSFAWIGQDILGICWMINIIQKEHLPNIRVASVLLGASFVYDIFWVFISPLIFHESVMFAVASGGSSGEVIPMLLRIPRFFDPLGGYAMLGFGDIISPGQLIAFSYRPFPCLSWDLPNGWPWSTSDDVPSTMHPRSKRHMTEGKSQLTRKVMKRLRRWQVKPKSIKVKDVDVDRTTDLSMPVLAPYTWPCPHIGGGGGILAPILNSCFSNAIIIIIIEICCCYVGNDRKLLEKWPLVFHGLLQRIPHMGLWRVSQISILLCLNWYLVV, from the exons ATGGCGGCGGCCCTCCGCCGTCGCGACCTCCTCCTGCCGCTGCCGGCGGTCGccgccctgctgctgctgctgcttcccctCGCCGGACGCGCGGCGGCCGACTCCCCCGGCTGCTCCAACAAGCTCCAGCCG GTTAAGCTGAAGAAGAACTGGGTGAGTGGAACCCAGGGCACGACCGTTGCTGTAATGAGCGCGACATTCGGAGCCACCTTGCCCACAACTGTCAACGAGGCTCAGAGAACATGCGCTGCCCTCACCGACCCTCTTGACCGCTGCTCCAATACAGCCTCAGAG TTAACGGTTCCTGTCGCCTTAGCGACACGTGGACAGTGTGCTCTCACCGCTCAAGCAGAAACTGCACAGCCTGCTGCTGATGACGGAG AGCTTCATAAGATGGTTTGCAGTGCCAGTGATCCTTCAATTAATGAGCCAAGTCGTCCGGTTGTGGACCCTTCACTATGCTTCTTGTTCATAATGGCTGTAGGAACTATAGTCTGCTCCTCACTCTGGGGTGAATTCGTTGCATGCCAACCGATTGATGAGCGTTATAATCAGCTGACATGGCAG GGACCGAATTCTGGGACAAACGACAGACAAGATAAACAAATCATTGAAATCACCGCAAAGAGAGCTAGTTTTCAAATTGTAGGATGTTCAGTTCTCCTTCTCCTGTTCTACTTCATGTCGTCTTGGGTCGCCTGGCTACTCATTGTATTGTTCTGCATTGGTGGTATTCAA GGTATGCATGTTTGCTTGGTGACAATTATCTCTAG GATTTATAAGGATTGGAGAAATAAAACTGTACAATTGCCGTTGTACGGGGAGGTCTTAACCTTGTCTCTTGGAGTGGCACCATTCTGTACGGTATTTGTCATTCTATGGGCTGCTTATCGGCATTCTTCGTTTGCTTGGATAGGTCAAGACATCCTT GGTATCTGCTGGATGATAAACATAATTCAGAAGGAGCATTTACCTAATATCAGG GTTGCATCGGTTCTCCTTGGTGCTTCATTTGTGTATGACATCTTCTGGGTCTTCATTTCACCTCTTATATTCCATGAGAGTGTTATGTTTGCA GTTGCAAGTGGTGGCAGCTCAGGGGAAGTGATTCCGATGCTCCTAAGAATACCTCGTTTCTTTGATCCATTGGGTGGATACGCCATGTTAGGCTTTGGTGATATTATTTCCCCTGGACAGCTCATCGCATTCAGCTACAG GCCTTTTCCTTGCCTGTCTTGGGATCTTCCTAATGGATGGCCATGGTCAACCAGCGATGATGTACCTAGTACCATGCACCCTAG AAGCAAGAGGCATATGACAGAAGGCAAGAGTCAATTGACGAGGAAAGTGATGAAGCGGTTGAGAAGATGGCAA GTGAAACCAAAGAGTATTAAAGTCAAGGATGTCGAT GTTGATAGGACAACTGATCTCTCCATGCCTGTTTTGGCTCCATATACATGGCCTTGCCCccatattgggggggggggggggatccttgCCCCCATATTGAATTCTTGTTTTTCTAAtgctataataataataataatagaaattTGTTGTTGTTATGTAGGAAATGATCGGAAGCTTCTTGAAAAATGGCCCCTTGTGTTTCATGGCTTATTGCAACGTATTCCCCATATGGGCCTTTGGAGAGTATCACAGATTAGTATATTGCTCTGTCTAAATTGGTACCTTGTGGTATGA
- the LOC123088648 gene encoding signal peptide peptidase-like 2 isoform X4, which yields MAAALRRRDLLLPLPAVAALLLLLLPLAGRAAADSPGCSNKLQPVKLKKNWVSGTQGTTVAVMSATFGATLPTTVNEAQRTCAALTDPLDRCSNTASELTVPVALATRGQCALTAQAETAQPAADDGELHKMVCSASDPSINEPSRPVVDPSLCFLFIMAVGTIVCSSLWGEFVACQPIDERYNQLTWQQGPNSGTNDRQDKQIIEITAKRASFQIVGCSVLLLLFYFMSSWVAWLLIVLFCIGGIQGMHVCLVTIISRIYKDWRNKTVQLPLYGEVLTLSLGVAPFCTVFVILWAAYRHSSFAWIGQDILGICWMINIIQKEHLPNIRVASVLLGASFVYDIFWVFISPLIFHESVMFAVASGGSSGEVIPMLLRIPRFFDPLGGYAMLGFGDIISPGQLIAFSYRPFPCLSWDLPNGWPWSTSDDVPSTMHPRSKRHMTEGKSQLTRKVMKRLRRWQVKPKSIKVKDVDEMIGSFLKNGPLCFMAYCNVFPIWAFGEYHRLVYCSV from the exons ATGGCGGCGGCCCTCCGCCGTCGCGACCTCCTCCTGCCGCTGCCGGCGGTCGccgccctgctgctgctgctgcttcccctCGCCGGACGCGCGGCGGCCGACTCCCCCGGCTGCTCCAACAAGCTCCAGCCG GTTAAGCTGAAGAAGAACTGGGTGAGTGGAACCCAGGGCACGACCGTTGCTGTAATGAGCGCGACATTCGGAGCCACCTTGCCCACAACTGTCAACGAGGCTCAGAGAACATGCGCTGCCCTCACCGACCCTCTTGACCGCTGCTCCAATACAGCCTCAGAG TTAACGGTTCCTGTCGCCTTAGCGACACGTGGACAGTGTGCTCTCACCGCTCAAGCAGAAACTGCACAGCCTGCTGCTGATGACGGAG AGCTTCATAAGATGGTTTGCAGTGCCAGTGATCCTTCAATTAATGAGCCAAGTCGTCCGGTTGTGGACCCTTCACTATGCTTCTTGTTCATAATGGCTGTAGGAACTATAGTCTGCTCCTCACTCTGGGGTGAATTCGTTGCATGCCAACCGATTGATGAGCGTTATAATCAGCTGACATGGCAG CAGGGACCGAATTCTGGGACAAACGACAGACAAGATAAACAAATCATTGAAATCACCGCAAAGAGAGCTAGTTTTCAAATTGTAGGATGTTCAGTTCTCCTTCTCCTGTTCTACTTCATGTCGTCTTGGGTCGCCTGGCTACTCATTGTATTGTTCTGCATTGGTGGTATTCAA GGTATGCATGTTTGCTTGGTGACAATTATCTCTAG GATTTATAAGGATTGGAGAAATAAAACTGTACAATTGCCGTTGTACGGGGAGGTCTTAACCTTGTCTCTTGGAGTGGCACCATTCTGTACGGTATTTGTCATTCTATGGGCTGCTTATCGGCATTCTTCGTTTGCTTGGATAGGTCAAGACATCCTT GGTATCTGCTGGATGATAAACATAATTCAGAAGGAGCATTTACCTAATATCAGG GTTGCATCGGTTCTCCTTGGTGCTTCATTTGTGTATGACATCTTCTGGGTCTTCATTTCACCTCTTATATTCCATGAGAGTGTTATGTTTGCA GTTGCAAGTGGTGGCAGCTCAGGGGAAGTGATTCCGATGCTCCTAAGAATACCTCGTTTCTTTGATCCATTGGGTGGATACGCCATGTTAGGCTTTGGTGATATTATTTCCCCTGGACAGCTCATCGCATTCAGCTACAG GCCTTTTCCTTGCCTGTCTTGGGATCTTCCTAATGGATGGCCATGGTCAACCAGCGATGATGTACCTAGTACCATGCACCCTAG AAGCAAGAGGCATATGACAGAAGGCAAGAGTCAATTGACGAGGAAAGTGATGAAGCGGTTGAGAAGATGGCAA GTGAAACCAAAGAGTATTAAAGTCAAGGATGTCGAT GAAATGATCGGAAGCTTCTTGAAAAATGGCCCCTTGTGTTTCATGGCTTATTGCAACGTATTCCCCATATGGGCCTTTGGAGAGTATCACAGATTAGTATATTGCTCTGTCTAA
- the LOC123088648 gene encoding signal peptide peptidase-like 2 isoform X6, whose product MAAALRRRDLLLPLPAVAALLLLLLPLAGRAAADSPGCSNKLQPVKLKKNWVSGTQGTTVAVMSATFGATLPTTVNEAQRTCAALTDPLDRCSNTASELTVPVALATRGQCALTAQAETAQPAADDGELHKMVCSASDPSINEPSRPVVDPSLCFLFIMAVGTIVCSSLWGEFVACQPIDERYNQLTWQQGPNSGTNDRQDKQIIEITAKRASFQIVGCSVLLLLFYFMSSWVAWLLIVLFCIGGIQGMHVCLVTIISRIYKDWRNKTVQLPLYGEVLTLSLGVAPFCTVFVILWAAYRHSSFAWIGQDILGICWMINIIQKEHLPNIRVASVLLGASFVYDIFWVFISPLIFHESVMFAVASGGSSGEVIPMLLRIPRFFDPLGGYAMLGFGDIISPGQLIAFSYRPFPCLSWDLPNGWPWSTSDDVPSTMHPRSKRHMTEGKSQLTRKVMKRLRRW is encoded by the exons ATGGCGGCGGCCCTCCGCCGTCGCGACCTCCTCCTGCCGCTGCCGGCGGTCGccgccctgctgctgctgctgcttcccctCGCCGGACGCGCGGCGGCCGACTCCCCCGGCTGCTCCAACAAGCTCCAGCCG GTTAAGCTGAAGAAGAACTGGGTGAGTGGAACCCAGGGCACGACCGTTGCTGTAATGAGCGCGACATTCGGAGCCACCTTGCCCACAACTGTCAACGAGGCTCAGAGAACATGCGCTGCCCTCACCGACCCTCTTGACCGCTGCTCCAATACAGCCTCAGAG TTAACGGTTCCTGTCGCCTTAGCGACACGTGGACAGTGTGCTCTCACCGCTCAAGCAGAAACTGCACAGCCTGCTGCTGATGACGGAG AGCTTCATAAGATGGTTTGCAGTGCCAGTGATCCTTCAATTAATGAGCCAAGTCGTCCGGTTGTGGACCCTTCACTATGCTTCTTGTTCATAATGGCTGTAGGAACTATAGTCTGCTCCTCACTCTGGGGTGAATTCGTTGCATGCCAACCGATTGATGAGCGTTATAATCAGCTGACATGGCAG CAGGGACCGAATTCTGGGACAAACGACAGACAAGATAAACAAATCATTGAAATCACCGCAAAGAGAGCTAGTTTTCAAATTGTAGGATGTTCAGTTCTCCTTCTCCTGTTCTACTTCATGTCGTCTTGGGTCGCCTGGCTACTCATTGTATTGTTCTGCATTGGTGGTATTCAA GGTATGCATGTTTGCTTGGTGACAATTATCTCTAG GATTTATAAGGATTGGAGAAATAAAACTGTACAATTGCCGTTGTACGGGGAGGTCTTAACCTTGTCTCTTGGAGTGGCACCATTCTGTACGGTATTTGTCATTCTATGGGCTGCTTATCGGCATTCTTCGTTTGCTTGGATAGGTCAAGACATCCTT GGTATCTGCTGGATGATAAACATAATTCAGAAGGAGCATTTACCTAATATCAGG GTTGCATCGGTTCTCCTTGGTGCTTCATTTGTGTATGACATCTTCTGGGTCTTCATTTCACCTCTTATATTCCATGAGAGTGTTATGTTTGCA GTTGCAAGTGGTGGCAGCTCAGGGGAAGTGATTCCGATGCTCCTAAGAATACCTCGTTTCTTTGATCCATTGGGTGGATACGCCATGTTAGGCTTTGGTGATATTATTTCCCCTGGACAGCTCATCGCATTCAGCTACAG GCCTTTTCCTTGCCTGTCTTGGGATCTTCCTAATGGATGGCCATGGTCAACCAGCGATGATGTACCTAGTACCATGCACCCTAG AAGCAAGAGGCATATGACAGAAGGCAAGAGTCAATTGACGAGGAAAGTGATGAAGCGGTTGAGAAGATG GTGA